In Paraburkholderia caribensis, a single window of DNA contains:
- the kynU gene encoding kynureninase, whose product MNQREEALALDAADPLAPLRDQFALAPNVIYLDGNSLGVPPAAAAQRAQTVIGAEWGEGLIRSWNTAGWFSLPRRLGSKLAALIGAAHNEVVVTDTISINLFKVLSAALRMQDKRDPKRRVIVSERSNFPTDLYIAQGLIKQLDRGYELRLVDDPSELPAAITDDVAVAMITHVNYRTGYMHDMAALTKLIHDKGALALWDLAHSAGAVPVDLNGVGADCAVGCTYKYLNGGPGSPAFAWVPHRHQSDFEQPLSGWWGHRAPFAMDPTYAADDGIGRFLCGTQPMVSMALVECGLDIFLQTDMQAIRKKSLALTDLFIELVETRCKEFPLTLVTPRAHAQRGSHASFEHPHGYEVMQALIARGVIGDYREPHVLRFGFTPLYTRFVDVWDAVEHLRHVLEHEIWRAPEFAARGAVT is encoded by the coding sequence ATGAATCAACGTGAAGAAGCACTCGCGCTCGATGCAGCCGACCCGCTCGCGCCGTTGCGCGACCAGTTCGCGCTGGCGCCGAACGTCATCTATCTGGACGGCAATTCGCTCGGCGTGCCGCCAGCCGCGGCCGCGCAGCGCGCACAGACGGTGATCGGCGCCGAATGGGGCGAAGGACTGATCCGCAGCTGGAACACGGCCGGCTGGTTCTCGCTGCCGCGGCGTCTGGGCAGCAAGCTCGCGGCGCTGATCGGCGCGGCGCACAACGAGGTCGTGGTCACCGACACGATTTCGATCAACCTGTTCAAGGTGCTGTCGGCGGCGCTGCGCATGCAGGACAAGCGCGACCCGAAGCGCCGCGTGATCGTGTCGGAGCGCTCCAACTTTCCGACCGATCTGTACATCGCGCAAGGGCTGATCAAACAACTGGATCGCGGTTACGAGTTGCGGCTCGTCGACGATCCGTCCGAATTGCCCGCCGCGATCACCGACGACGTCGCCGTCGCGATGATCACGCATGTCAACTACCGCACCGGCTATATGCACGACATGGCCGCGCTGACGAAGCTGATCCACGACAAGGGCGCGCTCGCGCTGTGGGATCTCGCGCACTCGGCGGGCGCCGTGCCTGTCGATCTGAATGGCGTTGGCGCGGATTGCGCCGTCGGCTGCACCTACAAGTATCTGAACGGCGGTCCGGGTTCTCCGGCGTTCGCGTGGGTGCCGCATCGTCATCAGAGCGACTTCGAGCAGCCGTTGTCGGGCTGGTGGGGGCATCGCGCGCCGTTTGCGATGGACCCGACCTACGCCGCCGACGACGGCATCGGCCGCTTTTTGTGCGGCACGCAGCCGATGGTGTCGATGGCGCTCGTCGAATGCGGGCTCGACATTTTTCTGCAAACCGACATGCAGGCGATCCGCAAGAAGTCGCTTGCACTGACGGACCTTTTCATTGAACTGGTCGAAACGCGTTGCAAGGAATTTCCTCTCACGCTCGTGACGCCGCGCGCGCATGCGCAACGCGGCTCGCATGCGAGCTTCGAGCATCCGCATGGTTATGAAGTGATGCAGGCGCTGATTGCGCGCGGCGTGATCGGCGATTATCGCGAGCCGCATGTGTTGCGTTTCGGCTTTACGCCGCTGTACACGCGCTTTGTCGATGTATGGGATGCCGTCGAGCATCTGCGGCACGTGCTGGAACACGAGATCTGGCGTGCACCTGAATTTGCCGCACGCGGCGCCGTGACCTGA
- a CDS encoding DUF72 domain-containing protein: protein MEEEAAPDAPDGTVQLDMFGNPVEQAAVAVASAPNASSETAAATGEAPPKKRRARGVLAAPPSEQLTQLASQLPPQVHLGTSTWSFPGWKGIVYGDDYSNSKLSRDGLTAYGAHPLLRTVSIDRSFYAPLTLTDYLRYAQQVPDHFRFIVKAPALVTDATVRAERGEPVSENPCFLNAQLAIDEFVRPCIDGLGAKAGALVFQFSPLPNEMLARPALFVDRLTAFLAALPPLEGDTCYAVEIRDASLLTPRLIRALKATGVRYCVGIHARMPDPSRQAAALAMLDDAPSGPLIVRWSLHGGFKYEQAKAKYEPFDKLVDEDPDTRTALAELAARYAIAGQPVLIAANNKAEGSAPLTCVKLAAQIAAACERLRAAQQENAAQSA, encoded by the coding sequence ATGGAAGAAGAAGCGGCACCCGACGCGCCCGACGGCACCGTGCAACTCGACATGTTCGGCAATCCCGTCGAGCAGGCGGCGGTCGCCGTTGCCTCTGCGCCCAACGCTTCGTCCGAAACGGCGGCCGCGACCGGCGAAGCGCCGCCGAAAAAACGCCGCGCCCGCGGCGTCCTCGCCGCGCCGCCTTCCGAACAGCTCACGCAGCTCGCCAGCCAGTTGCCGCCGCAAGTGCATCTCGGCACCTCGACATGGTCCTTTCCGGGCTGGAAAGGCATCGTCTACGGCGACGACTACAGCAACAGCAAGCTGTCGCGCGACGGCCTCACCGCTTACGGCGCGCATCCGCTGCTGCGAACGGTGAGCATCGACCGCTCGTTTTACGCGCCGCTCACGCTCACCGACTATCTGCGTTACGCGCAGCAGGTGCCGGACCATTTTCGCTTCATCGTGAAGGCGCCCGCGCTCGTCACCGACGCCACGGTGCGCGCCGAGCGCGGCGAGCCGGTATCGGAGAATCCCTGCTTTCTGAACGCGCAACTGGCCATCGACGAATTCGTGCGGCCTTGCATCGACGGCCTGGGCGCGAAGGCGGGGGCGCTCGTGTTCCAGTTCTCGCCGCTGCCCAATGAAATGCTCGCGCGGCCGGCTCTCTTCGTCGACCGGCTGACGGCCTTCCTGGCGGCGCTGCCGCCGCTCGAAGGCGATACCTGCTACGCCGTCGAAATCCGCGATGCGTCGTTGCTGACGCCGCGCCTGATTCGCGCGCTGAAGGCGACGGGCGTGCGGTATTGCGTCGGCATTCACGCGCGGATGCCCGATCCGTCGCGGCAGGCCGCCGCGCTCGCGATGCTGGATGACGCGCCGTCGGGGCCGCTGATCGTGCGCTGGAGCCTGCACGGCGGCTTCAAGTACGAGCAGGCAAAAGCGAAGTACGAACCGTTCGACAAACTCGTCGACGAAGACCCCGACACCCGCACCGCGCTCGCCGAACTGGCCGCACGTTACGCGATTGCTGGCCAGCCGGTGCTGATCGCCGCGAACAACAAGGCCGAAGGTTCCGCGCCGCTGACCTGCGTGAAGCTCGCGGCGCAAATCGCGGCTGCGTGCGAACGGCTGCGCGCCGCGCAACAAGAAAACGCGGCGCAGTCCGCTTAG
- a CDS encoding Lrp/AsnC family transcriptional regulator has product MNAISLDATDCRILTVLQHEGRISNLDLAERISLSPSACLRRLRLLEEQGVIERYRACLNREVLGFELEAFVQVSMRNDQENWHERFADALRDWPEVVGAFVVTGETHYLLRVLAHNLKHYSDFVLSRLYKAPGVLDIRSNIVLQTLKEDSGVPVALVTSSKAQQPG; this is encoded by the coding sequence ATGAACGCGATCTCACTGGACGCCACCGATTGCCGTATCTTGACGGTGCTGCAGCACGAAGGACGAATCAGCAATCTGGATCTGGCGGAGCGCATCTCGCTTTCGCCGTCCGCGTGTCTGCGGCGCTTGCGCCTGCTGGAAGAGCAGGGGGTGATCGAGCGTTATCGCGCGTGCCTGAACCGCGAAGTGCTGGGGTTTGAACTGGAAGCGTTCGTGCAGGTATCGATGCGCAACGACCAGGAAAACTGGCACGAGCGCTTCGCCGACGCGCTGCGTGACTGGCCGGAAGTGGTCGGCGCGTTCGTCGTGACGGGCGAGACGCATTATCTGCTGCGGGTGCTCGCCCACAATCTCAAGCACTATTCGGATTTCGTGCTCAGCCGTCTGTACAAGGCGCCGGGCGTTTTGGACATCCGCTCGAACATCGTGCTGCAGACGCTGAAGGAAGACTCGGGCGTGCCCGTCGCGCTGGTAACGAGCTCGAAGGCGCAACAGCCTGGCTAG
- the msrA gene encoding peptide-methionine (S)-S-oxide reductase MsrA: MSQSVETATLGGGCFWCLEAVYLGVDGVTSVESGYAGGQVDNPSYEQVCDGDTGHAEVVNVEFDPARITYREILDIFFAIHDPTQLNRQGNDVGTQYRSVIFTHSDAQRETALQAIREIGAEGIYDGQIVTQVLPLDGNYFPAEAYHQNYFAQHPDQGYCAFVVAPKVAKFRQKFAHRIKAGA, translated from the coding sequence ATGAGTCAGTCAGTCGAGACCGCCACGCTGGGCGGCGGGTGTTTCTGGTGTCTGGAGGCGGTGTATCTGGGCGTCGATGGGGTGACGTCGGTGGAATCGGGGTATGCGGGCGGGCAGGTCGACAATCCGTCGTACGAGCAGGTGTGCGACGGCGACACCGGGCACGCCGAAGTCGTCAACGTCGAGTTCGATCCGGCGCGCATTACGTACCGCGAGATCCTCGATATTTTCTTCGCGATCCATGATCCGACCCAGCTCAACCGTCAGGGAAACGATGTCGGCACGCAATACCGGTCGGTGATCTTCACCCACTCGGACGCGCAGCGCGAGACGGCACTGCAGGCGATCCGCGAGATCGGCGCCGAAGGCATCTACGACGGCCAGATCGTCACGCAGGTGCTGCCGCTCGACGGCAACTATTTTCCTGCCGAGGCGTATCACCAGAACTACTTCGCGCAGCATCCGGATCAGGGCTATTGCGCGTTCGTCGTGGCGCCGAAGGTGGCGAAGTTCCGGCAGAAGTTCGCGCATCGGATCAAGGCCGGAGCGTGA
- a CDS encoding SDR family oxidoreductase — protein MKTTFDFSGRSILVTGASSGIGRVTVEMLCASGAQVVAAARNVGELARLAEETGCEPLVLDVGDEAAIDEALASLDVFDGLVNCAGTAMLERAIDTTGASFDSVMNVNARGAALVSRHVARAMIDAKRAGSIVNVSSQAALVGLEDHLSYCASKAAMDAITRVLCVELGGYGIRVNSVNPTVTLTPMAVKAWSEPSKRDPALQAIPLKRFAEPREVAGPILFLLSEAASMISGVALPVDGGYTAR, from the coding sequence ATGAAGACGACCTTCGATTTTTCCGGGCGCTCGATACTCGTGACGGGCGCATCGAGCGGCATTGGCCGCGTGACTGTTGAGATGTTGTGCGCGAGTGGTGCGCAGGTTGTTGCGGCAGCGCGCAACGTTGGCGAGCTGGCTCGTCTTGCGGAGGAGACGGGGTGCGAGCCTCTTGTGCTCGACGTCGGAGATGAGGCTGCGATTGATGAGGCGCTTGCGTCGCTCGATGTGTTCGATGGGCTGGTGAATTGTGCGGGCACGGCGATGCTTGAACGCGCTATTGATACTACGGGCGCCAGTTTTGATTCGGTGATGAACGTTAATGCTCGCGGCGCGGCTTTGGTTTCGAGGCATGTTGCGCGGGCGATGATCGATGCGAAGCGCGCGGGCAGTATCGTGAATGTTTCTAGCCAGGCGGCGCTGGTTGGGCTTGAGGATCATTTGAGTTATTGCGCTTCTAAAGCTGCGATGGATGCGATTACGCGGGTTTTGTGTGTCGAGCTTGGAGGGTATGGGATTCGCGTGAATAGCGTTAATCCGACGGTCACTTTGACGCCGATGGCGGTGAAGGCATGGAGCGAGCCTTCCAAGCGCGATCCCGCGCTCCAGGCTATTCCGCTTAAGCGGTTCGCTGAACCGCGGGAAGTTGCTGGGCCGATTTTGTTTTTGCTTAGCGAAGCGGCTTCTATGATTAGTGGGGTGGCTTTGCCGGTTGATGGCGGTTATACCGCCAGGTGA
- the kynB gene encoding arylformamidase — protein sequence MDTLWDITPAVDTATPVWPGDTPVGIERVWRMEAGSPVNVARLTISPHTGAHTDAPLHYDADGAAIGAVPLDAYLGRCRVIHCIGAAPLVSPEHVAASLDGVPPRVLLRTYRAAPVDRWDSAFCAVAPDTIDLLAAHGVKLIGIDTPSLDPQESKTMDAHQRIRAHRMAILEGIVLDAVAPGDYELIALPLKLTTLDASPVRAVLRALPEPRHSA from the coding sequence ATGGACACGCTTTGGGACATCACGCCCGCCGTCGATACGGCGACGCCCGTCTGGCCGGGCGACACGCCCGTGGGCATCGAGCGCGTGTGGCGGATGGAGGCGGGCTCGCCCGTCAACGTCGCGCGGCTGACGATCTCGCCGCACACGGGCGCGCACACTGACGCGCCGCTGCACTACGACGCCGATGGCGCTGCGATCGGCGCGGTGCCGCTCGATGCGTATCTCGGCCGCTGCCGCGTGATCCACTGTATCGGCGCGGCGCCGCTGGTGAGTCCGGAGCATGTTGCCGCGTCGCTCGACGGCGTGCCGCCGCGCGTGCTGTTGCGCACCTACCGCGCAGCGCCCGTCGACAGATGGGACAGCGCTTTCTGCGCAGTCGCACCCGACACGATCGATCTGCTCGCCGCGCACGGCGTGAAGCTGATCGGCATCGATACGCCTTCGCTCGATCCGCAGGAATCGAAGACGATGGACGCCCATCAACGCATCCGCGCGCATCGCATGGCGATTCTCGAAGGCATTGTGCTCGATGCCGTCGCGCCTGGCGACTACGAGCTGATCGCGCTGCCGCTCAAGCTGACGACGCTCGACGCCAGCCCGGTGCGCGCCGTGCTGCGCGCGCTGCCTGAACCACGACATTCCGCTTGA
- a CDS encoding IS256 family transposase: MPMKKKRTVASQAAARGPLPELPKALLDELVKGPMTPTEVQDLMLAFNKAIIERAMGAEMNLHLGYPPGESKPAGQANERNGASRKTVITDRGVVRVELPRDRDGSFEPILIPKHERRFTGFDERIIAMYARGMSVREIQAFLAESYGTEVSPDFISSVTDEVMAETLAWQNRPLETMYPVVFFDALRVKIRDDGVVSNKAVYLALGIQADGQRDVLGLWIEQTEGAKFWLKVFNELKTRGCQDILIAVVDGLKGLTDAIGAAYPKTAVQTCIVHLIRNSLEYAGWKDRKAVAQALRPIYAAASEEAAKQALQAFADGPWGAKYPTIVQSWQRAWEHVTPFFVFPPEIRRVVYTTNAIESLNMQLRKIIKTRGHFPNDEAAIKLLWLALRNVLAKNVRSAFDWKSAMNQFAILFGDRFTQARG; the protein is encoded by the coding sequence ATGCCAATGAAGAAGAAACGCACGGTGGCGTCTCAGGCAGCGGCCCGAGGGCCGCTGCCTGAACTGCCCAAAGCACTGCTGGACGAGCTGGTCAAGGGGCCGATGACGCCGACCGAGGTGCAGGATCTGATGCTGGCGTTTAACAAGGCGATTATCGAACGCGCGATGGGTGCGGAGATGAATCTGCATCTGGGGTATCCACCGGGCGAATCCAAACCCGCTGGCCAGGCCAACGAGCGCAACGGCGCCAGCCGCAAGACGGTCATCACCGATCGTGGCGTCGTCCGGGTCGAGTTGCCGCGCGACCGCGACGGCAGCTTCGAGCCGATCCTGATCCCCAAACACGAACGCCGCTTCACCGGCTTTGACGAGCGCATCATCGCGATGTACGCGCGTGGCATGAGCGTGCGCGAGATCCAGGCCTTTCTGGCCGAGAGCTACGGCACCGAGGTGTCGCCCGATTTCATCAGCTCGGTCACCGACGAGGTGATGGCCGAAACGCTGGCCTGGCAGAACCGTCCGCTCGAGACGATGTATCCGGTGGTCTTCTTCGACGCGTTGCGGGTCAAGATCCGCGATGACGGTGTGGTCAGCAACAAGGCGGTGTATCTGGCTCTGGGCATTCAGGCGGACGGCCAGCGCGATGTGCTGGGCCTGTGGATTGAGCAGACCGAGGGCGCGAAGTTCTGGCTCAAGGTGTTCAACGAACTCAAGACCCGCGGCTGCCAGGACATCCTGATTGCGGTCGTTGACGGCCTGAAGGGGCTGACCGACGCGATCGGCGCAGCTTACCCGAAGACGGCGGTGCAGACCTGCATCGTGCATCTGATCCGCAACAGCCTGGAATACGCTGGCTGGAAGGACCGCAAGGCTGTCGCCCAGGCGCTGCGTCCGATCTACGCAGCTGCCAGCGAAGAGGCAGCGAAGCAGGCTCTGCAGGCCTTTGCTGATGGGCCATGGGGCGCGAAATACCCGACTATCGTGCAGTCCTGGCAGCGCGCCTGGGAGCACGTCACGCCGTTCTTCGTGTTTCCACCCGAGATCCGGCGGGTCGTGTACACCACGAACGCCATTGAGAGTCTGAACATGCAGTTGCGCAAGATCATCAAGACCCGCGGTCACTTCCCCAATGACGAGGCTGCAATCAAGCTACTCTGGCTGGCATTGCGCAACGTCCTGGCCAAAAACGTGCGCTCAGCCTTCGACTGGAAGTCAGCCATGAACCAGTTTGCTATTCTGTTTGGCGATCGATTTACGCAGGCGCGCGGCTAA
- a CDS encoding SAM-dependent methyltransferase, producing MFWEKKLAQWVEEVKTKANLPARLVLWDGQQHDFGTFAAPQVTLKVNSASALPLLLEPSLDNLGEAYVKGKIDIEGKLSDIIDISYSLARSTVTNASKLARVRRYFNHTKTSDKKAIQYHYDVSNEFYKLWLDENMVYSCAYFENGDEDLATAQIKKIDHILTKIQVQPGQRLLDIGCGWGALVLRAAQKFGAKCVGVTLSQNQFNLATQRVKDAGLEGQIEIRLQDYRDVQGQFDRITSVGMFEHVGRKNLPGYFQKIHDLLTDDGIAMNHGITSTDYDSGETALGGGEFIDKYVFPDGELPHISLALESMQRGGLEAFDVESLRRHYARTLDIWAENFEARAAEAKTLVEDEKFRIWRVYLAGCAYAFENDDVSIYQVVCRKAGRSATTLPWSRRFMYEKAL from the coding sequence AGAAGAAGTAAAAACGAAGGCCAATCTTCCGGCGCGCCTGGTGCTATGGGATGGCCAGCAACATGACTTCGGCACGTTCGCCGCGCCGCAGGTCACGCTGAAAGTGAATAGCGCGTCCGCGCTGCCGCTTTTGCTCGAACCGAGCCTGGACAATCTGGGCGAGGCGTACGTGAAGGGCAAGATCGACATCGAAGGCAAGCTGTCGGACATCATCGACATCAGCTATTCGCTTGCGCGCAGCACGGTCACGAATGCGAGCAAGCTCGCGCGCGTGCGGCGCTATTTCAATCACACGAAAACCTCGGACAAGAAGGCGATCCAGTATCACTACGACGTCTCGAACGAGTTCTACAAGCTGTGGCTCGACGAGAACATGGTGTACTCGTGCGCGTATTTCGAGAACGGCGACGAAGACCTCGCCACCGCGCAGATCAAGAAGATCGATCACATCCTGACGAAGATCCAGGTGCAGCCGGGCCAGCGTCTGCTCGACATCGGCTGCGGCTGGGGCGCGCTCGTGCTGCGCGCGGCGCAGAAGTTCGGCGCGAAGTGCGTGGGCGTGACGCTGTCGCAGAACCAGTTCAATCTCGCGACGCAGCGCGTGAAGGACGCAGGACTCGAAGGCCAGATCGAAATCCGCCTGCAGGACTATCGCGACGTGCAAGGGCAGTTCGACCGCATCACGAGCGTCGGCATGTTCGAGCACGTGGGCCGCAAGAACCTGCCCGGCTACTTTCAGAAGATCCACGACCTGCTCACCGACGACGGCATCGCGATGAATCACGGCATCACGTCGACCGATTACGACAGCGGCGAAACAGCGCTGGGCGGCGGCGAGTTCATCGACAAATACGTGTTCCCCGACGGCGAGCTGCCGCATATCAGCCTCGCGCTCGAATCGATGCAGCGTGGCGGGCTCGAAGCTTTCGACGTTGAAAGCCTTCGCCGTCATTACGCGCGCACGCTCGACATCTGGGCCGAGAACTTCGAGGCAAGAGCGGCCGAAGCGAAGACACTCGTCGAGGACGAGAAATTTCGCATCTGGCGCGTGTACCTCGCGGGCTGCGCGTATGCGTTCGAGAACGACGACGTGTCGATCTATCAGGTGGTATGCCGCAAGGCTGGCCGCAGCGCCACGACGCTGCCCTGGTCGCGCCGCTTCATGTACGAGAAGGCGCTGTAG
- the kynA gene encoding tryptophan 2,3-dioxygenase, with protein sequence MTDHMKMTEDKPVQGCPFGHGGTPTPRETHGSHMAVDEGEGWHDAQLDFSKSMSYGDYLSLGSILHAQHPLSPDHNEMLFIIQHQTSELWMKLALYELRAALASVHRDELPPAFKMLARVSRILEQLVQAWNVLSTMTPSEYTSMRPFLGSSSGFQSYQYRQLEFMLGNKNEQMLKPHAHRADVFAEVKAALEAPSFYDEVVRLLARRGFAIDASRLERDWTLPTQHDASVEAAWLEVYRNPSQHWELYEMAEELVDLEDAFRQWRFRHVTTVERIIGFKQGTGGTAGAPYLRKMLDIVLFPELWHVRTLL encoded by the coding sequence ATGACCGACCACATGAAGATGACGGAAGACAAGCCCGTGCAAGGCTGCCCGTTCGGGCATGGTGGCACGCCGACGCCGCGCGAGACGCACGGTTCGCACATGGCCGTCGACGAGGGCGAAGGCTGGCACGACGCGCAGCTCGATTTCTCGAAGTCGATGAGCTATGGCGATTATTTGTCGCTCGGTTCGATTCTGCATGCGCAGCATCCGTTGTCGCCGGATCACAACGAGATGCTGTTCATCATTCAGCATCAGACGAGCGAGTTGTGGATGAAGCTTGCGCTGTATGAGTTGCGTGCGGCGCTTGCTTCAGTGCATCGAGACGAGTTGCCGCCGGCGTTCAAGATGCTGGCGCGTGTGTCGCGGATTCTTGAGCAGCTTGTGCAGGCGTGGAATGTGTTGTCGACGATGACGCCTTCGGAATATACGTCGATGCGGCCGTTTCTTGGCAGTTCATCGGGGTTTCAGTCTTATCAGTATCGTCAGCTGGAGTTCATGCTCGGGAATAAGAATGAGCAGATGCTCAAGCCTCATGCGCATCGTGCCGATGTGTTTGCCGAAGTGAAAGCGGCACTCGAGGCGCCTTCGTTCTATGACGAAGTGGTTCGTTTGCTGGCGCGGCGGGGGTTTGCCATTGATGCCTCACGGCTGGAGCGTGACTGGACGCTGCCTACTCAACACGATGCTTCGGTTGAAGCCGCCTGGCTTGAGGTTTATCGGAATCCTTCGCAGCATTGGGAACTGTATGAGATGGCTGAGGAACTCGTCGATCTCGAAGATGCCTTTCGGCAGTGGCGGTTTCGGCATGTGACTACTGTTGAGCGGATTATTGGGTTTAAGCAAGGCACTGGTGGGACCGCTGGGGCTCCGTATCTGCGGAAGATGCTTGATATTGTGTTGTTTCCTGAGCTTTGGCATGTGAGGACTTTGCTGTAG
- a CDS encoding flavin reductase family protein: MKRANPPNFDNDAFRRALSQFATGVTVITTRAPSGALIGITASSFNSVSLAPPLVLWSLATRSASMPVFRSNSHYVVNVLAATQLDLCKRFATVKGDRFEGVSHAAGDTGMPVLDGALAWFECHNRSRYDEGDHVIFVGEVERCGVHDRAGEIEPLVFHNGDFHGLKRLG; encoded by the coding sequence ATGAAGCGCGCCAACCCGCCCAATTTCGACAACGACGCTTTTCGCCGCGCGCTCAGCCAGTTTGCGACGGGCGTCACCGTCATTACGACACGCGCGCCGTCGGGCGCGTTGATCGGGATCACGGCCAGTTCGTTCAATTCCGTCTCGCTCGCGCCGCCGCTCGTGCTGTGGAGTCTCGCGACACGCTCGGCCTCCATGCCCGTGTTCCGCTCGAACAGTCATTATGTCGTCAATGTGCTGGCCGCGACGCAGCTCGATCTGTGCAAGCGCTTCGCCACCGTCAAGGGCGACCGCTTCGAAGGGGTATCGCATGCGGCGGGCGACACGGGCATGCCCGTGCTCGACGGTGCGCTCGCATGGTTCGAATGCCACAACCGCAGCCGCTATGACGAAGGCGACCACGTGATTTTTGTCGGCGAGGTGGAGCGCTGCGGCGTCCACGATCGGGCGGGGGAAATCGAGCCACTCGTCTTCCACAACGGCGATTTTCACGGCCTGAAACGGCTCGGCTGA